From Daucus carota subsp. sativus chromosome 6, DH1 v3.0, whole genome shotgun sequence, the proteins below share one genomic window:
- the LOC108225065 gene encoding basic leucine zipper 61, giving the protein MAQLPPKAPTMTHHNWPTAFPNYHHMMPPSAAQPPYWVDEFLDFSSSRRNSHRRSVSDPIAFAEVQYGDDCSNGGNANIGFDRLDDEQLCNMFSDEVPPTVPSTSNPSTSSDHNSENEQEKAGLMTPQMPKKEPAEVDSECEPEMIRGQTFSAGKDDGDTVIVDPKRVKRILANRQSAQRSRVRKLQYISELERSVTSLQTEVSALSPRVAFLDHQRLILNVDNSALKQRIAALAQDKLFKDAHQEALKKEIERLRRVYQDQSLKKMDQDGSVVPPPEAAAAAATNDHEREQ; this is encoded by the exons ATGGCGCAATTACCGCCCAAAGCGCCCACCATGACCCACCACAACTGGCCCACCGCATTCCCTAATTACCACCACATGATGCCACCTTCCGCCGCACAGCCGCCTTATTGGGTCGACGAGTTCCTCGATTTCTCGTCCTCTCGGAGAAACTCGCACCGCCGTTCCGTCAGCGATCCTATCGCATTCGCCGAAGTTCAATACGGGGATGATTGCAGTAATGGTGGTAATGCTAATATTGGGTTTGATCGGTTGGATGATGAGCAGCTTTGTAACATGTTTTCCGATGAGGTTCCGCCGACGGTGCCGTCGACGTCGAATCCGTCGACGTCGTCGGATCATAATAGTGAGAATGAGCAGGAGAAGGCGGGTCTGATGACTCCTCAGATGCCGAAGAAAGAGCCTGCGGAGGTGGACAGCGAATGCGAGCCGGAGATGATTCGGGGGCAGACATTTTCGGCCGGTAAAGATGACGGCGATACAGTCATCGTGGATCCGAAGAGAGTCAAACG AATTCTGGCAAATCGGCAATCGGCGCAGAGATCTCGGGTGAGAAAGCTACAATACATATCAGAGCTGGAACGGAGCGTCACCTCGTTACAG ACAGAGGTATCTGCATTGTCACCGAGAGTTGCATTTCTAGACCATCAAAGATTGATTCTCAACGTGGACAACAGCGCTCTTAAGCAACGCATTGCAGCTTTGGCTCAAGACAAGCTCTTCAAAGATG CGCATCAAGAAGCATTGAAGAAGGAGATAGAGAGGTTAAGGAGAGTGTATCAAGATCAGAGTCTGAAGAAGATGGACCAGGACGGCAGCGTCGTGCCACCGCCGGaagcggcggcggcggcggccaCCAACGACCATGAACGGGAACAATAA